Proteins encoded together in one Calditrichota bacterium window:
- a CDS encoding polyprenyl synthetase family protein, with product MSDRLFKAIEERVQLVQDYVLHPRYVNLFSPEDIREAVTCYFESGGKRLRPAVMLFCCGAVGGEEEKAISAAAAVEIFHTWTLVHDDIIDRDPMRRGAPTVHERFAKKPSTIARFGQNGDSEHYGISIAVLTGDVQHGWGISLMTELTRKFGIAADVTLTLINELDTRVLCTLVEGEVLDVQYSKEPIGSLTSEQIEDMLWKKTGALYEFAGASGAAIGLNTPDLKHSLVRTLEQFTSACGAAFQLQDDILGIIGDEKLLGKPVGADIREGKRTVIARESWVRADDKQKKLIDETLGNVHASQDQIEEVTKLFVSLGGIEETARRARAHVERGMKFLDPLPQTKYRDWLADWAHLMIEREF from the coding sequence GTGTCTGATCGGTTATTTAAGGCTATTGAGGAGAGGGTTCAGTTGGTGCAGGACTATGTCCTCCACCCCCGGTACGTGAATTTATTTTCGCCCGAGGATATTCGGGAAGCGGTGACGTGCTATTTTGAGTCTGGCGGCAAGCGGTTGCGTCCGGCGGTCATGCTGTTTTGCTGCGGAGCCGTGGGCGGCGAAGAAGAGAAGGCCATCAGCGCGGCGGCAGCGGTGGAAATTTTCCACACATGGACGCTGGTGCATGACGACATCATCGACCGCGATCCGATGCGGCGCGGCGCCCCTACCGTACATGAGCGGTTTGCCAAGAAGCCGTCGACGATTGCGCGGTTCGGCCAGAACGGCGATTCGGAACACTACGGGATCTCGATAGCGGTGCTGACGGGCGACGTGCAGCACGGCTGGGGAATCAGTTTGATGACCGAACTGACACGCAAGTTCGGGATTGCGGCGGACGTGACATTGACTCTGATCAACGAACTGGACACTCGGGTGCTCTGCACGCTTGTGGAAGGCGAAGTGTTGGACGTACAGTATTCCAAAGAGCCGATTGGAAGTTTGACGAGTGAACAGATCGAAGACATGCTGTGGAAGAAGACCGGCGCGCTCTATGAGTTTGCCGGAGCTTCGGGAGCAGCGATCGGACTCAATACTCCGGATCTGAAACACTCGCTCGTGCGCACGCTGGAACAGTTTACGAGCGCATGCGGCGCGGCGTTTCAGTTGCAGGACGATATTCTGGGTATCATTGGCGACGAGAAGCTCTTAGGCAAACCCGTGGGAGCGGATATTCGCGAGGGCAAGCGGACCGTAATCGCGCGGGAGTCGTGGGTTCGGGCAGACGACAAACAAAAGAAACTGATCGACGAAACGCTGGGCAATGTGCACGCGTCGCAGGATCAGATCGAAGAAGTAACAAAGCTGTTTGTCAGCTTGGGGGGTATCGAAGAAACAGCGCGGCGCGCGCGGGCGCATGTGGAGCGCGGGATGAAATTTTTGGATCCGCTGCCGCAGACGAAGTACCGTGATTGGCTTGCGGATTGGGCGCATTTGATGATTGAACGAGAATTCTAA
- a CDS encoding PTS sugar transporter subunit IIC, with product MWLATLAGTIIYLDTSVIGQTLLGQPIVACVLYGILVDRPEVGLFFGVLFELLWLANLQIGAAKFAEGNVGAIIATATAASVAPSEVTGEPAWIVLLLCTALGLIFAHVGRELAPIVRRTMNGISARFVESYTAGKSGGREILAALGVHVLAGASLTLLGVTVGHFVLRLYFGQFYPLGPGESIVTSTDPLCSGMWPGLLGACAAASLLQLVSRRDWIWSLVVGGLLGWVLL from the coding sequence ATGTGGCTGGCCACGCTCGCAGGAACGATAATCTATTTGGATACGTCTGTGATTGGGCAGACGCTCTTGGGTCAGCCGATTGTGGCATGTGTGCTGTACGGAATTTTGGTCGACCGGCCCGAAGTGGGTTTGTTCTTCGGAGTCTTGTTTGAACTTTTGTGGTTGGCCAATTTGCAGATTGGAGCCGCGAAATTCGCGGAAGGAAACGTCGGTGCCATCATTGCGACGGCGACAGCCGCGAGTGTCGCGCCTTCTGAAGTGACCGGCGAACCGGCGTGGATCGTATTATTATTATGTACCGCATTGGGATTAATTTTCGCGCACGTGGGACGCGAACTCGCACCGATTGTGCGACGAACGATGAACGGCATCTCGGCGCGGTTCGTTGAATCGTATACCGCAGGAAAATCCGGCGGACGTGAAATACTTGCGGCACTTGGAGTACACGTGCTGGCGGGAGCATCGCTGACTCTCTTGGGAGTCACGGTAGGACATTTTGTGCTGCGGCTTTACTTTGGGCAGTTTTATCCGCTTGGTCCGGGCGAGAGTATTGTTACAAGCACCGATCCGTTGTGTTCGGGAATGTGGCCGGGGCTTTTGGGAGCCTGCGCGGCCGCATCACTTTTGCAATTAGTGTCGCGCAGGGATTGGATTTGGAGTCTTGTGGTTGGGGGACTTCTGGGCTGGGTGCTTTTATGA